In the genome of Dioscorea cayenensis subsp. rotundata cultivar TDr96_F1 chromosome 1, TDr96_F1_v2_PseudoChromosome.rev07_lg8_w22 25.fasta, whole genome shotgun sequence, one region contains:
- the LOC120276982 gene encoding LOW QUALITY PROTEIN: pentatricopeptide repeat-containing protein At4g22760-like (The sequence of the model RefSeq protein was modified relative to this genomic sequence to represent the inferred CDS: deleted 3 bases in 2 codons): MHALKPIKTRSFLQHVTNRHNGHYNCHSTPTCRAFISQLSDPPNSSWLPSIRSAAQLGRFTHALALYARMHRSGHHPDPFSVSAALKACARIPSHRFASAIHAHAFKYGHHSHIYPQTALLDLYSKLDGLESARKLFDEMPQRNVVSWNTMLSAYLRAGELESARRVFDEMPVKDVVSWNSLVSGYAKAGLMDQSLDLFRRMPERNSASWNGIISAYVDVGDIGMARKVFDEMPVRSSVSWIAMISGYSQSGDVVLARELFDRMEERDVFAWNAMIACYAQNGCPRDALGLFNRMNKPETNVLPDEMTFSSAISACAQLSEMRFGLWIESHMACVGVEMDDHLRTALIDLYSKCGGVEKAFELFNGLRKRDLVSYSAMILGCGINGRSTDAVRLFDEMLRENIVPNSVTFVGLLAAFKHAGLLQEAHRCFETMWSEHKVKPSVDHYAIMVDLLGRNGSVEEAYQLIKEMPMKPHVGVWGALLQACRLHGNVELGKLPARSCFELEPESSGYYILLAHIYAEAGEWEKGKRLRMAMADKKGFICKVPGCSWV; encoded by the exons ATGCACGCTTTGAAACCAATTAAGACGAGATCATTCTTACAACACGTCACCAACCGCCATAACGGTCATTATAACTGTCACTCAACTCCAACTTGCCGCGCTTTCATTTCCCAACTCTCTGACCCTCCCAACTCTTCATGGCTCCCTTCGATCCGCTCCGCCGCGCAGCTCGGCCGCTTCACGCACGCCCTCGCCCTCTACGCCCGCATGCATCGCTCCGGCCACCATCCCGACCCCTTCTCCGTCTCTGCCGCCCTCAAGGCCTGCGCCCGCATCCCCTCCCACCGCTTCGCCTCCGCCATCCACGCCCACGCCTTCAAGTACGGTCACCACTCACACATTTACCCTCAAACCGCTCTCTTGGATCTTTACTCTAAACTGGATGGTCTTGAGTCTGCCCGGAAGTTGTTCGATGAAATGCCGCAAAGAAATGTTGTATCTTGGAACACGATGCTGTCGGCGTACTTGAGAGCAGGAGAACTGGAAAGTGCTCGGagagtgtttgatgaaatgcctgtgAAGGATGTGGTGTCCTGGAACTCGTTGGTGTCTGGCTACGCCAAAGCCGGATTGATGGATCAAAGCTTGGATCTT TTCCGGCGAATGCCAGAGAGGAACTCAGCTTCTTGGAATGGAATTATAAGTGCTTATGTTGATGTTGGTGATATAGGAATGGCTAGaaaggtgtttgatgaaatgcctgtgAGAAGTAGTGTGTCTTGGATTGCGATGATTTCAGGTTATTCGCAGAGTGGTGATGTTGTTTTGGCCCGGGAACTCTTTGATAGGATGGAGGAGAGGGATGTGTTTGCTTGGAACGCGATGATTGCTTGTTATGCGCAGAATGGTTGTCCGAGAGACGCTCTTGGGTTGTTCAATCGGATGAATAAGCCGGAGACAAATGTGCTACCCGATGAGATGACGTTCTCGAGTGCTATCTCAGCTTGTGCACAATTGAGCGAAATGAGGTTCGGGTTGTGGATTGAGAGTCACATGGCTTGTGTTGGTGTTGAAATGGATGATCATTTGCGGACAGCGCTTATTGATTTGTATTCGAAATGTGGGGGTGTAGAGAAAGCTTTCGAGCTTTTCAATGGTTTGCGCAAGAGAGATTTGGTGTCTTATAGCGCGATGATCTTGGGCTGTGGCATAAATGGGAGGTCAACCGATGCTGTGCGTctgtttgatgaaatgttgCGCGAGAACATTGTTCCAAATTCTGTGACTTTTGTTGGTTTATTGGCAGCATTTAAACATGCTGGTTTGTTGCAAGAAGCACACCGGTGCTTCGAGACAATGTGGAGCGAGCACAAGGTGAAGCCATCAGTTGATCATTATGCGATAATGGTGGATCTTCTAGGCCGAAACGGGAGTGTAGAGGAAGCTTATCAGTTGATAAAGGAGATGCCAATGAAACCTCATGTCGGTGTTTGGGGTGCATTGCTTCAAGCTTGTAGGTTGCATGGCAATGTGGAGTTA GGGAAATTGCCGGCCCGGAGTTGCTTCGAACTAGAGCCTGAATCAAGTGGATATTATATACTTCTGGCTCATATATATGCTGAAGCTGGAGAATGGGAGAAGGGTAAAAGGTTGAGGATGGCCATGGCTGACAAAAAAGGGTTCATTTGTAAGGTACCAGGGTGTAGTTGGGTGTAA
- the LOC120265119 gene encoding very-long-chain aldehyde decarbonylase GL1-10-like, translated as MSMISSSSELGFELRMLPFGSSAEAEAALGRSLTAVESFWFWYSAGMHDFWLYAHNIVFLLIVYTIAPLPLAIIELRWPKSIGKYKLQPKVRNPPSAVIRCYKDVVMTFVLAVGPLQILSFPTIKGVGIRTGLPLPSWWEVVAQLVVYFLVEDYFNYWIHRMLHSKWGYQYIHHVHHEFTAPIGFAAPYAHWSEVLILGIPAFLGPAIVPGHIITFWLWMVIRHVEAIETHCGYDFPQTPTKYIPFYGGAEYHDYHHYVGGQSHSNFASVFTYCDYIYGTDKGYRYQKSQLAQLREEWKTAEQEEGIKGNGKLEKDK; from the exons ATGTCAATGATTTCATCGTCGTCAGAGCTAGGGTTTGAATTGAGAATGCTGCCATTCGGGAGCTCGGCGGAGGCGGAGGCGGCGCTGGGGAGGAGCCTGACGGCGGTGGAGAGTTTCTGGTTCTGGTATTCGGCGGGGATGCATGATTTCTGGCTCTACGCGCACAACATCGTCTTCTTGCTCATCGTCTACACGATCGCCCCTCTCCCTCTTGCTATCATCGAGCTCCGGTGGCCGAAATCGATCGGCAAGTATAAGCTCCAGCCCAAAGTCCGGAATCCACCGTCCGCCGTCATCCGGTGCTACAAGGACGTCGTCATGACCTTCGTCCTCGCCGTTGGCCCTCTCCAGATCCTCTCCTTCCCCACCATCAAG GGGGTGGGAATAAGAACAGGGTTGCCATTGCCGTCATGGTGGGAGGTGGTGGCACAACTGGTGGTGTACTTCTTGGTGGAAGACTACTTCAACTATTGGATTCACAGGATGCTGCATTCCAAATGGGGTTATCAATACATCCACCATGTACACCATGAGTTCACTGCTCCCATTGGCTTTGCTGCTCCTTATGCTCACTGGTCTGAGGTCCTTATCCTCGGCATTCCGGCCTTTCTCGGCCCTGCCATCGTCCCCGGCCACATTATCACCTTCTGGCTTTGGATGGTAATTCGCCATGTTGAAGCCATTGAGACTCATTGTGG ATATGATTTCCCTCAAACTCCAACAAAATACATTCCATTCTATGGTGGAGCTGAGTATCATGACTACCACCATTATGTTGGTGGCCAGAGCCACAGTAACTTTGCCTCTGTTTTCACTTACTGTGATTACATTTACGGGACAGACAAG GGCTATCGTTATCAGAAATCTCAGCTTGCACAG TTGAGGGAGGAATGGAAGACAGCTGAACAGGAAGAAGGAATTAAAGGCAATGGTAAGTTGGAGAAGGATAAGTAG
- the LOC120276279 gene encoding uncharacterized protein At4g22758-like isoform X2: protein MSGRSASFHGAASSDRSIKIRRPESQTDLSGPSAETLKLLLNVTVLQSPGPIQVVMSPENSVADLVRAAVEAFIREGRRPPLPFSDPKAFELHYSQYSLESLKSEEKLMNLGSRNFFLCAKTTKNPTQRMTVLPSALMGYCHCGPHYCKKIRDLMTSFF from the exons ATGAGTGGCCGCTCCGCGTCCTTCCATGGCGCAGCCTCCTCAGACCGATCGATCAAGATCCGGCGCCCGGAGAGCCAGACAGATCTTTCCGGTCCCTCTGCGGAAACCCTCAA GCTTCTTCTCAACGTCACCGTGCTACAAAGCCCCGGGCCAATCCAGGTGGTTATGTCCCCCGAGAACTCTGTGGCCGACCTCGTCCGCGCCGCCGTTGAGGCCTTCATCCGTGAAGGTCGCCGGCCACCACTCCCTTTCTCCGATCCCAAGGCGTTCGAGCTCCATTATTCCCAGTATAGCCTCGAAA GTTTGAAATCGGAGGAGAAACTGATGAACCTCGGCTCCAGAAACTTCTTCTTGTGCGCGAAAACGACAAAGAACCCAACGCAGAGAATGACGGTTCTGCCCTCGGCTTTGATGGGATATTGCCACTGTGGACCACATTATTGTAAGAAAATTCGAGATCTAATGACCTCGTTTTTCTAA
- the LOC120276279 gene encoding uncharacterized protein At4g22758-like isoform X3, translating to MSGRSASFHGAASSDRSIKIRRPESQTDLSGPSAETLKYGAAAAQRPMKLLLNVTVLQSPGPIQVVMSPENSVADLVRAAVEAFIREGRRPPLPFSDPKAFELHYSQFEIGGETDEPRLQKLLLVRENDKEPNAENDGSALGFDGILPLWTTLL from the exons ATGAGTGGCCGCTCCGCGTCCTTCCATGGCGCAGCCTCCTCAGACCGATCGATCAAGATCCGGCGCCCGGAGAGCCAGACAGATCTTTCCGGTCCCTCTGCGGAAACCCTCAAGTACGGCGCTGCTGCGGCACAGCGGCCGATGAAGCTTCTTCTCAACGTCACCGTGCTACAAAGCCCCGGGCCAATCCAGGTGGTTATGTCCCCCGAGAACTCTGTGGCCGACCTCGTCCGCGCCGCCGTTGAGGCCTTCATCCGTGAAGGTCGCCGGCCACCACTCCCTTTCTCCGATCCCAAGGCGTTCGAGCTCCATTATTCCCA GTTTGAAATCGGAGGAGAAACTGATGAACCTCGGCTCCAGAAACTTCTTCTTGTGCGCGAAAACGACAAAGAACCCAACGCAGAGAATGACGGTTCTGCCCTCGGCTTTGATGGGATATTGCCACTGTGGACCACATTATTGTAA
- the LOC120276279 gene encoding uncharacterized protein At4g22758-like isoform X1, with the protein MSGRSASFHGAASSDRSIKIRRPESQTDLSGPSAETLKYGAAAAQRPMKLLLNVTVLQSPGPIQVVMSPENSVADLVRAAVEAFIREGRRPPLPFSDPKAFELHYSQYSLESLKSEEKLMNLGSRNFFLCAKTTKNPTQRMTVLPSALMGYCHCGPHYCKKIRDLMTSFF; encoded by the exons ATGAGTGGCCGCTCCGCGTCCTTCCATGGCGCAGCCTCCTCAGACCGATCGATCAAGATCCGGCGCCCGGAGAGCCAGACAGATCTTTCCGGTCCCTCTGCGGAAACCCTCAAGTACGGCGCTGCTGCGGCACAGCGGCCGATGAAGCTTCTTCTCAACGTCACCGTGCTACAAAGCCCCGGGCCAATCCAGGTGGTTATGTCCCCCGAGAACTCTGTGGCCGACCTCGTCCGCGCCGCCGTTGAGGCCTTCATCCGTGAAGGTCGCCGGCCACCACTCCCTTTCTCCGATCCCAAGGCGTTCGAGCTCCATTATTCCCAGTATAGCCTCGAAA GTTTGAAATCGGAGGAGAAACTGATGAACCTCGGCTCCAGAAACTTCTTCTTGTGCGCGAAAACGACAAAGAACCCAACGCAGAGAATGACGGTTCTGCCCTCGGCTTTGATGGGATATTGCCACTGTGGACCACATTATTGTAAGAAAATTCGAGATCTAATGACCTCGTTTTTCTAA
- the LOC120260728 gene encoding LOW QUALITY PROTEIN: ATP-dependent DNA helicase 2 subunit KU80 (The sequence of the model RefSeq protein was modified relative to this genomic sequence to represent the inferred CDS: deleted 2 bases in 2 codons): MARSKEALVLLLDVGPSMHSILPEVEKLCTMLVQKKLMFNKNHEVGVVLFGTEETKNELEKEVGGYENVFVLRDIKVVDADVVDILHNIPRGKFPGDFMDAIVVGIDMLIKKFGDTNKGKQCLCLVTNAQYPIKDPYEGTKEDQVDKISSNMKAHGIKFDCVVIRENPVRSAGKSVIDENDHLLNQFSKNTISKIVHVDNPLALVGALRTRSISPVTVFRGDLELGSTMKIKVWVYKKTSEEKFPALKKYSDKAPSSDKYATHEVKVDFEYKSKEDPDKVVPPEQRIKGYRYGPQVIPISSAEWDSVKLKPDKGVKLLGFTDSSNIKRHYYMKDVYTFIPEPGNRKAIVAVSAIARAMKELNKVAILRCVWRQGQGSVVIGILSPNVSCMDNIPDSFYFNILPFAEDVREFQFPSFSRFPAAWLPNAHQQEAADNFVRMLDLAPSDREEMLKPEFTPNPVLERFYRYLDLKSKQPDASVPPLDSTLKRMIEPDTDLPSKDKSAIDNFHSHFELKENPKKKKPTTLAWNEKPSLTDNEAGADGRTSDIQRNLIQDSSVVKVEKIGDSNPIQDFEAMMARRDNPKWIMKAIQGMRAYINDLLENSYRGDTFPKAIECLAALRKGCILEQEPKEFNRFLFHLYDKWKTSDLLEFFKILPSKNVTLITKTEAADSDVTEEEAKNFPLKPEPSS, from the exons ATGGCGCGCAGCAAG GAAGCGCTGGTTCTACTGCTCGATGTTGGCCCTTCGATGCATAGCATCCTCCCTGAGGTTGAGAAGCTTTGCACCATGCTTGTTCAGAAGAAG TTGATGTTTAACAAGAACCATGAAGTTGGGGTTGTGTTGTTTGGAACTGAAG AGACCAAAAATGAGCTGGAAAAAGAAGTGGGAGGATATGAAAACGTGTTTGTTTTGAGGGATATTAAAGTTGTGGATGCGGACGTGGTTGACATTCTACATAATATACCAAGAGGAAAATTTCCTGGTGATT TTATGGATGCTATTGTAGTTGGCATAGATATGctgataaaaaaatttggggATACAAACAAAGGAAAGCAATGCCTCTGCCTTGTGACAAATGCACAATATCCAATTAAAGATCCATATGAAGGGACAAAGGAAGATCAAGTTGACAAGATTTCTTCAAATATGAAAGCTCATGGAATAAAATTTGATTGTGTTGTTATCAGGGAAAACCCAGTTAGATCTGCTGGGAAAAGTGTGATTGATGAGAATGATCATCTGTTGAATCAATTTTCAAAGAATACAATATCAAAGATTGTTCATGTAGACAACCCATTAGCACTTGTAGGTGCTCTTAGGACTCGAAGCATATCACCAGTTACAGTTTTCAGGGGTGATCTTGAATTGGGCTCAACAATGAAAATTAAG GTATGGGTATATAAAAAGACATCTGAGGAGAAATTTCCTGCTTTAAAGAAGTATTCTGATAAAGCACCATCAAGTGACAAATATGCTACTCATGAAGTGAAAGTTGACTTCGAATACAAAAGCAAGGAAGACCCTGATAAAGTTGTTCCTCCAGAACAAAGAATTAAGGGCTATCGTTACGGGCCACAAGTAATTCCTATATCATCTGCAGAATGGGATTCAGTGAAATTGAAACCTGATAAGGGGGTAAAACTTTTAGGATTTACTGATTCTTCAAACATAAAGCG GCACTACTATATGAAAGATGTGTATACTTTTATTCCTGAACCTGGGAACAGAAAAGCCATTGTAGCAGTCTCTGCCATAGCCCGAGCGATGAAGGAACTGAACAAGGTTGCAATTTTGCGTTGTGTATGGAGACAAGGTCAAGGAAGTGTTGTAATT GGAATACTGAGTCCCAATGTCTCTTGCATGGATAATATT CCAGATTCATTTTACTTCAACATACTCCCTTTCGCTGAGGATGTGAGGGAGTTTCAGTTTCCTTCCTTCAGCAGATTCCCTGCAGCATGGCTGCCAAATGCACATCAGCAAGAAGCAGCTGATAACTTTGTTAGAATGCTAGATCTTGCACCTTCAGACCGAGAGGAAATGCTTAAGCCTGAGTTTACACCAAATCCTGTGCTAGAG cGTTTCTATCGCTATCTAGATTTGAAGTCGAAGCAGCCAGATGCAAGTGTTCCTCCTTTGGACAGCACCCTGAAGAGGATGATTGAACCTGACACTGATCTT CCTTCCAAAGATAAGTCCGCCATTGATAACTTCCATAGTCATTTTGAGCTAAAAGAAAACCCAAAG AAAAAGAAGCCAACGACACTAGCGTGGAATGAGAAGCCATCATTAACAGACAATGAAGCTGGTGCTGATGGCAGAACATCTGATATCCAGAGGAACTTGATTCAAGACTCATCTGTGGTGAAGGTTGAAAAGATTGGGGATTCAAACCCCATTCAAGATTTTGAAGCTATGATGGCTCGTAGGGACAACCCAAAGTGGATCATGAAAGCAATCCAAGGGATGCGGGCATACATTAATGATCTGTTAGAAAATTCTTATCGAGGGGATACTTTCCCCAAGGCAATCGAATGCTTAGCAGCTCTTCGTAAAGGTTGCATTCTAGAACAG GAACCTAAGGAGTTCAATCGATTTCTCTTTCATCTATATGACAAGTGGAAGACCAGTGATCTTCTGGAGTTCTTTAAAATCCTTCCATCTAAAAATGTTACATTGATTACCAAGACAGAAGCAGCGGACAG TGATGTTACTGAAGAGGAAGCAAAAAACTTTCCTCTCAAGCCTGAGCCATCTTCATAG